The Candidatus Tanganyikabacteria bacterium DNA window GGTCGGCGGCCTCGGCGCCCTGGCCCGCGGCCTGCAGGACCTGGGCCAGGTTGTCGAGGACGAAGGGCATGCCCTGGGCGTCCGGGCCGGCGTCCTCCGCGGTCGCGAGCGCCTCGCGGCAGAGTTCCTCGGCCTCGGAGAGATTGCCTTCCTGGAAAGCAGCCATCCCGCGCCGGCTGGTCTCCTCCCAGGCGCTACTTCTTTGCTTGCCCTTCCGTGCCATTACTCATTCTAGCCGGTGGCGCGGGGGCCTTGCACGCGCCGGTGAGCTTGGACAGGCCTGTCATGCCGTCCACGACGAGCGTCAGCGGCAGGAACATGGCGCCCAGGACCGTCAGGGGATTGTTCGGGTGGCGCTCCATGGCGCCCACCAGGCCCGGCGTGAGGTACTCGGGGCAGCGTTCCTCGCCTGGCGCCGCGGGCGGTTGCGGGGCCGGCGCCGGGTCCTTCAGGGAGCGCTCGACCCTCGCCACTTGCGTCCGGAAGTCGAAGGCCTTGCGCGAGAGGGCGGTGTAGGCGTCGAAGGAGACCTTTCCGTCGAACCAGGCTTCGCGGACGATACCCAGGCGCGCCTCGATCGCCCCGTTCCGGGCCTTTGCGGCGGCCAGCCATTTCGTCTTGGCCTCCTTGTCGGCCGGCACCGGCGGCAGCGGAGTCGCAAGCTCGGTCTCCAGGGCCTTGATCGCCGCTGCGACCGGATCGGGCCCGGCGACGGGGGCTCTGGCTCGCGGAAGCGGCGCCTTGCCGGGGGTAGCCTGGGCGCGGGTGACGGGTGCCACGTGCGTATCTCCTTCTGTCCTCGACTCGTCCTGCTACCTCTTGTCGCTGCACGCGGCCCCTTCGCGCCGACCAGTTCTTAAGGTTGAGCTAAGCACCGGGAAAGAAATGGGCGGCACGATTGGGTCGTTCGACTGTTGGCGGCGCGCGTCCCCGGCCGTATTCTCCGGATCGCGAGAAGGCAGGAAGGGAGGGGGAAATGGCACTGATGCGCTGGGAACCGTTGCAGGAACTGGATCGAATGCGCCGCGAGATGGAGCGCATGTTCGACCGGGTGGCGCCTCGGATCACGTTCGCGCCCTTGCCGACGCGTACGGCGCCGATGTTCATGCCGGACGTCGACGTCTGCGTGACCGACAAGGAAGTCCTGATCAAGGCCAACTTGCCGGGCATCGAACCGGACAAGGTCAACGTCGAGGTCACCCGCGACCGGTTGAACCTCTCCGGCAGGATGGAACGGGCCGAGGAGGTCGAGGAAGAGGGATACTTCGTGTCCGAGCGACAGTACGGGGAATTCTCTCGATCCATCGACTTGCCCGAATTCATCAAGGAAGATCAGGCGAAGGCCACCTTCAAGGACGGCGTATTGACAATCCGGGCGCCACGCCTCGAGGAGGGCAGGCCCGAGAGGGGGCGGAAGATCCCGATCGAGGCCCAGAAGTAGCGTACATCTCCCACACAAGAGAAGATCCTTCGGTTCCGAAGGATCTTCTCGCTCGTTGCAGGGGAAGTTTCGGGTATAATCGCCGAAGATAACCAAGATCCGTTTCAACTCGAGGGAGAACTTAATGCCACGCAAGCCCGCAGTCACGAAAAAGCCTGCAGCCAGAGCTACCAAGGGCAAGCGCAGAGGTCCGGGCGAACTCGTGCGCGATCTGAAGGAGAAGCGCGAGAAGCTCGCGCAGTCCCTGTCCGCTCGCATCGCGCAGATCGACGAGCGCATCGCGGAACTCGAGACGAAGCATCAGGCCCGCATCGCCATCGATAATCTGGCCAAGACGAAGACCCCGGAAGAACTGCTGCGCGAGGAAGCGGAGCTGAAGACCAAGCTCAGCCTGCTCAAGAAGGCGCGCAAACTCTCGAGCAAGTAGCGCTCCCGGTTGCCCGGCAGGGGCGATCATGCCAGAATGGTCGTCCCTGATGCGTTTTCTCGTCGCTGTTTCGGCGTTTGCCTCCGTCCTGGCCGTGGGTGGCTGCGGCGGCGCGCCGCCGGGTGCCGCGAGCGTCGGGTCCGGTGCATGGCGAGCGCTGGCGCTCGAACTGGACCCTTATCCCGCGGAGATCGGCCGCCACTGGTCGTATGACACGTGGCACTCGCAAAATCACGCCGCCGAGCGCCCGGGGAAGCCCCAGCGGTTCGAAATCGCCGCGTCAGCGGGAGACGGGACGGTCATGCGGCGCTTCTACGGCGACCGGGAGGCGCCAGCGACGCTCGTGCGCAAGACCGATGGCGCGGTCGCCCTTTCCCGTCATCAACCGGACGGACCGCCGGCTTCGGAGTCCATCACCGTGCTGCGCCTGCCCCTCGTCGCCGGAGCCTCGTGGGCGGGCCGCAACCTGGCGGGGGCTACCGAACGCATCCGGGTGGTGGGCCGCGAGACGGTGACGGTGCCGGCAGGCACCTTCGCGGCCTGGCATGTCGCCCACGACCTGACCTATGCGGCCGGCGGCGGGGATCGCCTCGAGTACTGGTACGCCGGCGGCGTGGGCATGGTGCAGGCCATCGAACGCATCACGTTGCAGAGCGGATCGGCGCCCTACCCCTTGCAGGTCAGGGCCGTGCTGGCGGTTTTCGGACGCTAAGCCGTTTTCGGCCTGATTTGAGTCGAGTGGGGCCGGCCTCCGTGCCGGCCGGCAGAGACGCCGGCCCCACTCGAAGTAGCAGGTATACCTCGAATCGGTCTAGCCGGTACTGGATCAGACGGCCGGGGGCCTGGCCTGGCTCCAGACGCGCTCCAGATCCAGGTCGTACTCGCCGAGCTTCTGGTAGAGGCTCTGGGGCGATTCGCGGTGGATGGGCCCGGCGGGATGCTCCAGGCCGCCCCAGCGCAGGTAAAGGCCGCCGTCGGCGCGCCGCCAGATGACGGCCCAGAGGTCGGGGCCGTCGCAGTTCACCTTCACGGCGACGCGATGCCCGGTGAGCAGGACGTGGTCCAGGACGTCTTCGAGGTACGTGAACCCGAGCAGGGTGCACTTGCCCTGGATCTGCTCGCCGCGCCTCGCAGTCGTCTGGATGGCGTGGCTATCCGGTTCGGGCGTCTCGGGCGCAAGTACCGGGCCGGCGTCCTGGGCGGGCGCGCGCCCGGTGGCGCCGAGCCTGCCGGTACGGATCCGCCGGGCGCGGGCCACCTGCCGGCGACCGGCGGCGGGCAGGCCCTTGAGCCTCGCGACGAGCCAGTCGGCGAGTCGCCGCAGGCCCGGCCGCGACTTGGCCGGGCGATCCGCGGCGGGTTGGAAGGGGACATCCACCGTGAGCGTGTCTGCAGCCTCGGAGGCATGCTCGGCCACGGCGGCATCCGCCTCGCGCGGTTCCGCTCGCCTTACCGGTGCCTCGGCGATTTCCGCGCACATGGCCAGGAAATCGTGGAAGACCTCGGGATCGCGCCAGAACGGATAGAAGGTCTGGCGGTAGCCCTCGCGGCCGAAGATGTCCACGCGCATCCAGAGGCCGCCGTTGGGCCGCGGCGCCGGCTCCATCGTGATGTAGACGGCCTGGCGTCCGGCCGCGCCATCCAGGACGTTGGCCGCCTGGCCGATGCGCACCGCGGGCCGGGGCGCGTCGCGCCGCAGCAATTCGAAATACTGCCGTCGCACCGCG harbors:
- a CDS encoding Hsp20/alpha crystallin family protein; its protein translation is MALMRWEPLQELDRMRREMERMFDRVAPRITFAPLPTRTAPMFMPDVDVCVTDKEVLIKANLPGIEPDKVNVEVTRDRLNLSGRMERAEEVEEEGYFVSERQYGEFSRSIDLPEFIKEDQAKATFKDGVLTIRAPRLEEGRPERGRKIPIEAQK